Proteins from a single region of Carassius carassius chromosome 25, fCarCar2.1, whole genome shotgun sequence:
- the LOC132104037 gene encoding uncharacterized protein LOC132104037 isoform X2: MYAVVTLQDSDEVVVAPTNWLSLDKKQCYWPPFKSPDKCMEAVQNRIKPETGGRPWEKLNISFHGEHVTFDMAKEGQKETKELKERHWIPWNAKRQRLESTQGMSNNYLQPLPAVTTASTSRTTADDKDELLQMLRDIKSTVQENRAMLKKLLKDNTVSEAPSSTSVPSKNVKANLKLPHRTFEDMARTERELSTATTRKKYVNFLSGLGGFGPKDVIKNIMQQVLTDDLAKEFNWQGRGEKRPFSHLILTDVVRDAAFKRSVNRAECENEIKKYLSYTADRLGRKRLREQGGPGLENPNEISPSLMPETEIPWDILGF, encoded by the exons ATGTATGCAGTTGTTACTCTGCAAGACTCAGATGAGGTGGTGGTGGCACCAACAAACTGGCTGAGTCTAGACAAGAAACAATGTTACTGGCCCCCATTCAAATCACCAGACAAGTGCATGGAAGCTGTTCAGAACAGAATTAAACCTGAAACAGGAGGGAGACCATGGGAGAAACTAAACATTAGCTTTCACGGAGAACATG TCACTTTTGATATGGCAAAAGAGGGGCAAAAAGAAACCAAAGAACTGAAAGAACG CCACTGGATTCCCTGGAATGCTAAAAGACAAAGACTTGAAAGCACTCAAGGAATGTCAAATAATTATCTACAACCACTTCCTGCAGTAACAACTGCATCTACATCCAGAACAACAGCTGATG ACAAGGATGAGCTCCTCCAAATGCTGAGAGACATTAAGAGCACGGTTCAGGAAAACCGTGCTATGTTAAAGAAACTACTAAAAGACAATACAGTTTCTGAAGCCCCCAGCAGTACAAGCGTGCCTTCAAAAAATGTTAAAGCAAACCTAAAACTGCCTCATAGAACCTTTGAAGATATGGCCAGGACTGAAAGAGAGCTCAGCACCGCAACAACACGGAAAAAATAT GTAAATTTTTTGTCAGGACTTGGAGGTTTTGGCCCCAAGGATGTGATTAAGAATATTATGCAGCAAGTTCTAACAGATGATCTGGCTAAGGAATTCAACTGGCAGGGGAGAGGAGAAAAAAGACCTTTCTCTCATCTTATTTTAACAGATGTGGTCCGAG ATGCTGCATTCAAACGAAGTGTAAACAGGGCTgagtgtgaaaatgaaataaaaaaatatttgagttaCACAGCTGACCGACTCGGTCGGAAGAGACTAAGAGAGCAAGGAG GTCCTGGGCTTGAGAATCCAAATGAGATTTCCCCCTCACTGATGCCAGAGACGGAAATACCTTGGGACATTTTGGGATTTTGA
- the LOC132104037 gene encoding uncharacterized protein LOC132104037 isoform X5 gives MYAVVTLQDSDEVVVAPTNWLSLDKKQCYWPPFKSPDKCMEAVQNRIKPETGGRPWEKLNISFHGEHVTFDMAKEGQKETKELKERSYLLATGFPGMLKRQRLECTQEMLKQQLPPEPSASTSRMPADDKDELLQMLRDIKSTVQENSAMLKKLLKDNTVSEVPSSTSIPPKDVKTKLKLPLRTIKDVARIERMLTKNATTRQKYVKCLSRLGGFGQKDVIKNIMQHLLTDELASKFNWQGRGNKKPFSKLILTDVIRDAALKQSVTRIDCDAEIKNYLWSISDRIGRSRP, from the exons ATGTATGCAGTTGTTACTCTGCAAGACTCAGATGAGGTGGTGGTGGCACCAACAAACTGGCTGAGTCTAGACAAGAAACAATGTTACTGGCCCCCATTCAAATCACCAGACAAGTGCATGGAAGCTGTTCAGAACAGAATTAAACCTGAAACAGGAGGGAGACCATGGGAGAAACTAAACATTAGCTTTCACGGAGAACATG TCACTTTTGATATGGCAAAAGAGGGGCAAAAAGAAACCAAAGAACTGAAAGAACG GTCTTATCTATTAGCCACTGGATTCCCCGGAATGCTAAAAAGACAACGACTTGAATGCACTCAAGAAATGTTAAAACAACAACTTCCTCCTGAACCATCTGCATCTACATCCAGAATGCCAGCTGATG ACAAGGATGAGCTCCTCCAAATGCTGAGAGACATCAAGAGCACGGTTCAGGAAAACTCTGCTATGCTAAAGAAACTATTAAAAGACAATACAGTTTCTGAAGTCCCTAGCAGTACCAGCATTCCTCCTAAAGATGTTAAAACAAAGCTAAAACTGCCTCTTAGAACCATTAAAGATGTTGCCAGGATTGAAAGAATGCTCACAAAGAATGCAACAACACGCCAAAAATAT gtaaaATGTTTGTCAAGACTTGGAGGTTTTGGGCAAAAGGATGTGATTAAGAATATAATGCAGCATCTCCTAACAGATGAACTGGCCTCGAAGTTTAACTGGCAGGGGAGAGGAAATAAAAAGCCCTTCTCTAAGCTTATTTTAACAGATGTGATCAGAG ATGCTGCATTAAAACAAAGTGTTACGAGGATAGACTGTGatgctgaaataaaaaattatttgtggtCCATATCTGATCGAATTGGTCGGAGTAGACCATGA